One genomic window of Nicotiana sylvestris chromosome 10, ASM39365v2, whole genome shotgun sequence includes the following:
- the LOC138879523 gene encoding uncharacterized protein, whose translation MEFIRLDKHAPHMVKTEKTKIRRFVGGLAYYIKDTTSVVAVGMTIFSVVGFAKHLEKDRQQRREEKEHNKKARITGRRTEIYGNQSRQNQNFKTSSSHSQSHIEQHSHQQGLCGTCKRQHSGQCKLGFHGCYHFGDTGHIKASCPKLQRNFSGGSTHPSSSSAIVVAPPQARGSHNQTGHGAGRGADRVTQGGGQPRLFATLDRQSAEASVEVVST comes from the exons ATGGAATTCATAAGGCTAGATAAGCATGCTCCTCACATGGTTAAGACAGAAAAAACAAAGATTCGTAGGTTTGTTGGCGGTTTGGCTTACTACATTAAGGATACGACATCAGTTGTAGCGGTAGGGATGACAATCTTCTCTGTTGTGGGATTCGCCAAGCACTTAGAAAAAGACAGACAacaaaggagagaagaaaaagagcataACAAGAAAGCCCGGATAACGGGCAG ACGTACTGAGATTTATGGAAACCAGTCTCGCCAAAATCAGAATTTTAAGACATCATCCTCACATAGCCAGAGTCATATTGAGCAACATTCACACCAACAAGGTCTTTGTGGAACATGTAAGCGGCAACATTCAGGTCAGTGCAAGCTCGGGTTTCATGGTTGCTATCATTTCGGAGACACTGGTCATATAAAGGCTAGCTGCCCAAAGTTGCAACGTAATTTCAGTGGTGGATCAACTCATCCTTCTAGTTCCTCAGCTATTGTAGTTGCACCACCTCAGGCTCGTGGGTCTCATAATCAGACCGGGCATGGGGCAGGCAGAGGTGCAGATCGAGTTACTCAGGGAGGGGGACAACCCCGTTTGTTTGCTACACTTGATCGTCAGAGTGCAGAGGCATCTGTAgaagttgtgagcacgtga
- the LOC104233005 gene encoding uncharacterized protein At1g01500-like encodes MENGHESLSNGKPADPGLQIIRHPSYQSCGKLSLSWLDIRVFYIRISNFVVDDSTPEYLTLNHIPLCPDTLLEVNGTRCSMYSEGASCLLRRDRVDKKSEEATFVSTDSIRVTGSVKFEVFNKDDLVLSGFLDMSNSNGFVGEAKNSVKRWNMNCESVMSAGNSFLKGKQIIGSESLSPTIEVFITGCFSGTPIILTKSLQLNHRKKHNRKGMLDSIPEHETNEQHKDVSPGLDLQVAEYTKYEPESEEDYNSMYWRQTEYMDGEDGELSWFNAGVRVGVGIGLGICVGVGIGVGLLVRTYQTTTRNFRRRFV; translated from the exons ATGGAGAATGGTCATGAATCACTCAGCAATGGAAAACCAGCTGATCCTGGTCTCCAGAttattaggcacccctcttacCAATCGTGTGGCAAATTATCATTATCTTGGTTAGATATAAGAGTTTTTTATATTAGAATCAGCAATTTTGTGGTGGATGATTCGACCCCAGAATATCTTACTCTCAACCATATTCCTCTTTGTCCTGATACACTGCTTGAAGTCAATGGAACAAGGTGTTCCATGTATTCAGAAGGAGCATCTTGCCTCCTTCGAAGGGACCGGGTTGATAAGAAATCTGAAGAAGCTACATTTGTGAGCACGGATAGTATAAGGGTGACGGGAAGTGTGAAATTTGAGGTTTTCAATAAGGATGATCTTGTGCTCTCGGGGTTTTTAGACATGTCCAATAGCAATGGCTTTGTTGGGGAGGCTAAAAACAGCGTCAAGAGATGGAATATGaattgtgaatcagttatgagtGCCGGCAATAGTTTTCTGAAGGGTAAACAAATTATAGGTTCTGAATCATTGTCACCAACGATTGAAGTCTTTATTACCGGTTGCTTCTCCGGGACACCAATCATCTTAACCAAGAGTTTGCAGCTCAATCACAGGAAGAAGCACAACAGGAAGGGTATGTTAGACTCCATTCCGGAGCATGAAACAAATGAGCAGCATAAAGATGTTTCACCTGGACTTGATCTTCAG GTTGCGGAGTATACTAAATATGAACCAGAAAGCGAAGAAGACTACAATAGCATGTACTGGAGACAGACTGAATATATGGATGGTGAAGATGGAGAACTATCCTGGTTCAATGCCGGGGTCCGTGTTGGTGTAGGGATTGGCCTTGGCATCTGCgtaggagttggaataggagttGGTCTGTTAGTCCGCACCTACCAGACAACTACGCGAAACTTCAGAAGGCGGTTTGTATGA